One Asticcacaulis sp. MM231 DNA segment encodes these proteins:
- a CDS encoding MurR/RpiR family transcriptional regulator — protein MKSGTAETAKIAPKKMSPPQTSADLKAQVMAMHNSFSKRMKQIASYVLDRPEELAFETLAVFSERSGVQPSAIVRFAKALGYSGASQMQKVIRDGLLASNMTLGYGERVRQFNKKVGQASSTGGADILAEYVDADSLSLQNLKETTSADDVSAAVARIIAADTLYIVGFRRAFPVAAYLAYSFQKMGKPTIFIEGVGGFSQSQTRTIRPVDIMLAVSYQPSAEETLACAEIAHQNGAPIISITDSIVNPIARMSVQAFQVRESEVRAFRSLTASLCLGQTLVVGYAFASAEADGL, from the coding sequence ATGAAGTCAGGCACGGCTGAGACAGCCAAAATCGCCCCCAAAAAAATGTCGCCTCCCCAGACCAGCGCGGATCTCAAGGCGCAGGTGATGGCTATGCACAACTCGTTCAGCAAACGGATGAAACAGATTGCCAGTTACGTTCTGGATCGCCCGGAAGAATTAGCCTTTGAAACACTGGCTGTCTTTTCTGAGCGCTCAGGCGTCCAGCCGTCCGCTATTGTTCGCTTTGCAAAGGCGCTCGGCTATTCTGGCGCCAGTCAGATGCAAAAAGTGATCCGTGACGGGCTTCTTGCCAGCAACATGACGCTAGGTTACGGCGAGCGGGTCCGTCAGTTCAACAAAAAAGTCGGACAGGCCAGTTCCACAGGAGGGGCTGATATATTGGCTGAATATGTCGATGCTGACAGCCTCTCCTTGCAGAATCTGAAAGAAACGACGAGCGCGGATGACGTATCGGCGGCCGTCGCGCGGATCATTGCCGCTGATACCCTTTACATCGTAGGGTTTCGCCGGGCGTTTCCTGTCGCGGCCTATCTGGCCTATTCCTTTCAGAAAATGGGCAAGCCCACCATATTTATTGAAGGTGTTGGTGGTTTTTCCCAGTCGCAAACCCGCACCATTCGGCCGGTCGATATCATGCTGGCCGTCAGCTACCAACCTAGCGCCGAAGAGACTCTGGCCTGCGCCGAGATCGCCCATCAGAACGGCGCACCGATTATTTCGATCACGGATTCTATCGTCAATCCTATTGCCCGTATGTCTGTCCAGGCCTTCCAGGTGCGTGAATCTGAGGTGCGCGCTTTCCGTTCTCTGACGGCGTCTTTATGCCTTGGGCAAACCTTGGTTGTTGGCTACGCCTTCGCCTCAGCCGAAGCCGACGGCTTGTGA
- the iolC gene encoding 5-dehydro-2-deoxygluconokinase translates to MDSTERSPTTYVSNKDLDLITLGRSSVDLYGQQIGGRLEDMSSFAKYVGGSPTNTAIGASRLGLRSGLITRVGADHMGRFILEQLVQENIDTQGVTTDQERLTALVLLGIVNKDTFPLIFYRENCADMALQSDHLDAAWIGSARALLINGTHLSRDQPRQASLEAARLIREAGGKLIFDIDYRPVLWNLLPKDNGELRYIEEGSVTQTLQSVAALCDVIIGTEDEIRILGGRDDIGLALDAIRALTQALIVVKTGAKGCTILSGAPERRIDVPGFAVDVLNVLGAGDAFAAGFLKAWLTGQDLYTCGLWGNACGAIVVSRHGCSPAMPTQDELTYFMSAATYPLPPEAQAQLDHIHWASTRRSKYDELTVLAIDHRDQFEEIAAELAVGAERISDFKQLAVKALHATAKGAPGFGVLLDSRYGSVALDEAAKLGYWIGRPIETPKSRPLTFESSADVGMEILRWPSNQVVKCLIYYHPDDDPVLQAAQEAQVLRLFDACRQTGHELILEVILPTDIEAGDDTVARAMRRLYEIGIKPDWWKLEPAVSQVAWDNISAVIQDCDPLCHGVVLLGLSAPSESLVEAFRVAAAYPCIKGFAIGRTIFHDVAVEWFRDRLSDEQAIAAMAQKLSNLVHAWRTARQVLEPAA, encoded by the coding sequence ATGGACAGTACAGAGCGGTCACCTACCACCTATGTGTCTAACAAAGACCTCGACCTTATTACGCTGGGGCGTTCCAGCGTTGACCTTTATGGTCAACAGATCGGCGGTCGTCTGGAGGATATGTCCTCTTTCGCTAAATATGTTGGGGGCAGCCCCACCAATACAGCTATAGGCGCCTCACGCCTTGGACTAAGGTCCGGCCTCATCACCCGGGTTGGTGCTGACCATATGGGGCGCTTCATTCTTGAACAACTCGTTCAAGAAAACATTGATACCCAAGGCGTGACGACAGATCAGGAGCGCCTGACGGCGCTTGTTCTCTTAGGTATCGTCAACAAAGACACGTTCCCACTGATATTCTACCGCGAAAACTGCGCGGATATGGCGCTCCAATCTGATCATCTTGACGCTGCCTGGATTGGATCTGCACGCGCGCTTTTGATAAATGGCACACATCTGTCGCGTGATCAGCCGCGTCAAGCCAGTCTGGAGGCGGCGCGCCTGATACGCGAAGCAGGCGGCAAGCTGATTTTTGACATTGATTACCGGCCTGTCCTTTGGAACCTTCTGCCGAAAGACAATGGTGAGCTGCGTTACATCGAGGAAGGTTCTGTCACCCAAACCCTGCAGAGTGTGGCTGCGCTTTGCGATGTCATTATTGGCACCGAGGACGAGATTCGTATTTTGGGCGGCCGCGATGATATCGGTCTTGCACTCGACGCCATACGTGCGCTGACACAGGCTCTGATCGTCGTGAAGACGGGCGCCAAGGGGTGCACAATCTTGTCCGGAGCGCCGGAGCGTCGCATAGATGTGCCGGGGTTTGCTGTCGATGTACTCAATGTTTTGGGGGCGGGGGATGCTTTTGCAGCCGGCTTTCTGAAGGCGTGGCTTACGGGGCAAGACCTTTATACCTGTGGTTTATGGGGGAATGCGTGTGGGGCCATCGTTGTCTCCCGTCACGGCTGCTCTCCGGCCATGCCGACGCAGGACGAACTGACGTATTTTATGTCAGCCGCAACCTATCCCTTGCCACCTGAAGCGCAGGCGCAACTCGACCACATACACTGGGCGAGCACCCGACGATCAAAATATGACGAATTGACCGTCCTGGCGATCGACCACCGCGATCAGTTTGAGGAGATCGCTGCAGAACTGGCTGTGGGGGCTGAGCGCATTTCGGACTTCAAGCAACTCGCCGTAAAAGCCCTGCATGCGACGGCAAAGGGCGCTCCGGGCTTCGGTGTTTTACTGGATAGCCGATATGGTTCGGTGGCCCTGGATGAGGCTGCGAAGCTGGGCTACTGGATCGGTAGGCCGATAGAGACCCCGAAATCCCGCCCGCTGACATTTGAGTCTTCGGCCGATGTTGGCATGGAAATCTTGCGCTGGCCGAGCAACCAGGTCGTCAAATGCCTGATCTATTATCATCCTGATGACGATCCGGTTCTGCAGGCGGCACAAGAGGCGCAAGTTTTACGTCTGTTTGACGCCTGCCGACAGACTGGCCACGAGCTGATCCTTGAGGTGATTCTGCCGACGGATATTGAGGCCGGAGATGATACAGTGGCGCGTGCCATGCGACGTCTTTATGAGATCGGTATAAAACCCGACTGGTGGAAGCTTGAGCCCGCCGTCAGCCAGGTCGCATGGGATAATATCTCTGCCGTTATTCAAGACTGCGATCCGCTCTGCCATGGGGTTGTTCTGCTTGGCCTGTCGGCCCCCTCCGAGAGCCTGGTTGAGGCGTTTCGAGTGGCGGCGGCCTATCCGTGTATCAAGGGCTTCGCTATCGGTCGCACCATCTTCCACGATGTCGCGGTTGAGTGGTTCCGTGATCGCTTAAGTGACGAACAAGCGATTGCAGCCATGGCACAAAAGCTGTCTAATCTGGTCCATGCCTGGCGTACAGCGCGCCAGGTGTTGGAGCCAGCAGCGTGA
- the iolD gene encoding 3D-(3,5/4)-trihydroxycyclohexane-1,2-dione acylhydrolase (decyclizing), with translation MTSTRQTAAQAIVRFLSNQYVDVDGLVLPYFAGVWAIFGHGNVAGLGEALYDVRETLPTYRAHNEQAMAHAAIAFAKQKARRQAFVCTTSIGPGATNMVTAAALAHINRLPVLFLPGDVYANRRPDPVLQQIEDFGDATVSANACFRPVSAYFDQITRPEQILSALPRAMSTLTDPARCGPVTLCLCQDVQAEAYDYPDSFFDKRVWSIRRPAPDAAELANLVSRLKAATSPVLIIGGGVKYALAETALSDLALRHGLPFAETQAGKGAIPWDHPCNLGGLGVTGSQAANLAVQNADLIVGIGTRLQDFTTGSAGLFGVNAKLIQINIAAYDAHKFAAETVVGDAKVVMEGLSAALDGWVATSSKSLQAARSAWTASVDSALLPPVSGPPNETQVLGALWRQAGDDAVVVGAAGGLPGDMQKVWRTKTSGGYHMEYGYSCMGYEIAGGVGVKMASPEREVYVLVGDGSYLMMNAEIATAVMMGIKIIIILIDNGGYGCIHRLQTSTGSQPFNNRFTESYHRTLPAIDFVAHARSLGAYAEKATTITEFEAALVQAQARDLTSVLVIESDPDVSSSLGGAWWDVAIAEVSQTAAVREARGRYDKKINHIRRRQRK, from the coding sequence GTGACATCAACCCGACAAACGGCGGCACAGGCGATTGTCCGCTTTCTTTCGAATCAATATGTTGACGTAGATGGCTTGGTGCTGCCCTATTTTGCGGGCGTGTGGGCCATCTTTGGTCATGGCAATGTGGCAGGACTTGGCGAGGCGCTTTATGACGTGCGCGAAACCTTGCCAACCTACCGTGCGCATAATGAGCAGGCGATGGCCCATGCAGCGATCGCCTTCGCCAAACAAAAAGCCCGCCGGCAGGCCTTCGTCTGCACGACGTCCATAGGTCCTGGTGCGACAAACATGGTGACGGCGGCGGCGCTGGCCCATATCAATCGCCTGCCCGTTCTTTTTCTTCCTGGCGATGTTTACGCCAATCGCCGGCCCGATCCGGTGCTGCAGCAGATCGAAGACTTTGGTGACGCAACCGTTTCTGCCAATGCCTGTTTTCGGCCTGTGTCTGCCTATTTTGATCAGATCACCCGTCCAGAGCAAATTCTCTCGGCCCTGCCGCGCGCGATGTCCACCCTGACCGATCCTGCCCGCTGCGGCCCTGTTACGCTGTGTCTCTGTCAGGATGTCCAGGCAGAAGCGTATGACTATCCGGACAGCTTTTTTGACAAGCGGGTATGGAGCATCCGCCGCCCGGCGCCCGATGCCGCTGAACTGGCGAATCTGGTGTCTCGGCTTAAGGCGGCGACGTCGCCGGTCTTGATCATAGGCGGGGGTGTAAAATACGCTCTGGCGGAGACAGCCCTATCGGATCTGGCGCTTCGTCATGGTTTGCCATTTGCAGAAACGCAAGCCGGGAAGGGGGCCATACCCTGGGATCACCCGTGCAATCTGGGTGGCTTGGGCGTGACAGGATCACAAGCCGCAAATCTCGCAGTACAAAACGCGGATCTGATCGTTGGAATCGGTACCCGGTTGCAGGACTTTACGACGGGATCAGCCGGTCTTTTCGGGGTCAATGCCAAACTGATTCAGATTAATATCGCCGCATATGACGCGCATAAGTTTGCAGCCGAGACGGTAGTTGGGGACGCAAAGGTGGTTATGGAGGGTTTATCCGCCGCCCTGGACGGTTGGGTGGCGACGTCTTCTAAAAGCTTGCAGGCGGCTCGTAGTGCATGGACGGCGAGCGTAGACTCAGCCTTGCTGCCACCCGTCTCAGGCCCGCCCAATGAAACACAGGTTCTGGGGGCGCTGTGGCGTCAGGCCGGTGATGATGCCGTTGTTGTCGGTGCCGCCGGGGGGCTCCCCGGTGATATGCAAAAGGTCTGGAGAACCAAAACGTCGGGGGGATACCATATGGAATATGGATATTCCTGCATGGGGTATGAAATTGCCGGAGGTGTGGGCGTCAAGATGGCTTCGCCCGAACGCGAGGTTTATGTACTGGTAGGCGATGGAAGCTACCTGATGATGAATGCCGAGATTGCCACGGCGGTGATGATGGGCATTAAAATTATCATCATTCTGATCGATAATGGGGGATACGGTTGTATACACCGGCTACAAACCTCTACAGGCAGCCAGCCCTTCAACAATCGATTTACAGAGTCTTATCACCGCACGTTGCCAGCGATTGATTTCGTGGCCCATGCCCGCAGCCTTGGCGCCTATGCCGAAAAAGCCACCACGATCACTGAATTTGAGGCAGCCCTTGTCCAGGCGCAGGCGCGCGACCTGACCTCTGTCCTTGTTATCGAATCGGATCCGGATGTATCCTCATCCCTGGGCGGTGCGTGGTGGGATGTGGCCATTGCGGAAGTGTCGCAAACAGCGGCTGTCCGTGAAGCACGCGGGCGCTACGATAAAAAAATCAATCATATCAGGAGGAGACAGCGCAAATGA
- the iolE gene encoding myo-inosose-2 dehydratase, with the protein MTIRFGVSPIAWINDDMPELGAETSLQQVLQDAQAIGFVGIELGGRFPKAPESLKPLLETYSLDLVGGWYSASLLTRTAQEEIEALQPHLALLKAMNCSVFIIAETSNAIHGQRETALQERPHLTEAQWRVFGQRLTEVADYIYAQGLKCAYHYHLGTVVQDKADLAAFFTCTGPQVGITLDTGHAVLGGIDPFDVIEHHADRIQHVHAKDIRQSIFDETAGQADSFLNGVLAGMFTVPGDGSIDFARLFSALAKIGYDGWIIVEAEQDPKRADPRLYAQKGLDTLKHLSQAAGLSELALNP; encoded by the coding sequence ATGACGATTCGCTTTGGGGTCAGCCCTATCGCCTGGATTAATGACGACATGCCTGAACTTGGGGCAGAGACATCTTTGCAGCAGGTTCTGCAAGACGCCCAGGCGATTGGCTTTGTTGGCATCGAACTCGGAGGGCGCTTCCCTAAGGCGCCCGAAAGCCTGAAACCTCTTTTGGAGACGTACAGTCTGGATCTCGTGGGGGGCTGGTATAGCGCTTCACTCCTGACGCGTACCGCGCAAGAAGAGATCGAGGCCCTGCAACCCCATCTGGCCCTTCTTAAGGCTATGAACTGTTCAGTGTTTATCATTGCCGAAACCAGCAATGCGATTCATGGTCAGCGTGAAACAGCTTTGCAGGAGAGGCCGCATTTAACTGAGGCGCAATGGCGCGTGTTCGGTCAACGGCTTACGGAAGTGGCTGACTATATTTATGCGCAGGGGTTGAAATGCGCTTACCACTATCATCTCGGGACGGTGGTTCAGGATAAGGCCGACCTGGCCGCTTTTTTTACCTGTACCGGGCCACAGGTTGGCATAACACTCGATACTGGCCATGCAGTTCTGGGAGGCATTGACCCTTTTGATGTCATCGAACACCATGCCGATCGCATACAACACGTCCATGCCAAGGATATTCGCCAGAGCATCTTTGATGAGACGGCGGGGCAGGCCGACAGCTTTCTGAATGGGGTGCTGGCAGGCATGTTTACCGTACCCGGAGATGGCAGTATCGATTTCGCACGCCTCTTTAGCGCCCTTGCCAAAATAGGTTACGACGGATGGATTATTGTTGAAGCGGAGCAGGATCCCAAAAGGGCAGATCCGCGATTGTATGCGCAGAAGGGATTGGATACCCTTAAGCACCTGTCACAAGCCGCCGGCCTTTCGGAATTGGCCCTAAACCCATGA